A window of Haliscomenobacter hydrossis DSM 1100 contains these coding sequences:
- the paaC gene encoding 1,2-phenylacetyl-CoA epoxidase subunit PaaC, whose product MFDTKTYSSEVNQALCDYLLRLADSSLILGHRLSEWCGHGPILEQDIAMSNLALDLIGQARNWYQLAAQQAGLGQTEDDLAYLRDAPQYRNVLLVEQPNGDFGQTVVRQFLFDAYHYYLLQELGQSADENIAAIAQKSLKEVTYHLKWSSEWVIRLGDGTEESQRRVQTALNNLWEFTGELTKPDQTDEILHAAGLVPDLRKIQADWQNRVQSVLNEATLQIPTRAWMQKGGKEGIHTEHLGYILTEMQFLQRAYPHCEW is encoded by the coding sequence ATGTTTGACACCAAGACGTACTCAAGCGAGGTAAATCAGGCATTGTGCGATTACCTGTTGCGGCTAGCTGATTCCAGCCTGATCCTGGGCCACCGTTTGTCGGAATGGTGTGGTCATGGCCCAATTTTGGAACAAGACATCGCGATGTCGAACCTGGCGCTGGATTTAATTGGACAGGCCCGCAACTGGTACCAACTGGCTGCCCAACAAGCTGGCCTGGGTCAAACTGAAGATGATTTGGCGTACCTGCGCGATGCACCTCAATACCGCAACGTCCTTTTGGTTGAGCAGCCCAATGGCGACTTTGGCCAAACTGTCGTGCGGCAATTTTTATTTGATGCCTACCATTATTATCTGTTGCAAGAATTGGGGCAATCTGCCGATGAAAACATTGCAGCCATTGCCCAAAAATCTTTAAAAGAAGTTACTTATCACTTGAAGTGGTCTTCGGAATGGGTGATCCGTTTGGGTGATGGTACGGAGGAAAGCCAGCGCCGGGTACAAACAGCCTTGAACAACCTGTGGGAATTCACCGGCGAACTTACTAAACCAGATCAGACTGATGAGATTTTACACGCGGCTGGGTTAGTTCCTGATTTGAGAAAAATTCAAGCAGATTGGCAAAACCGGGTGCAAAGTGTATTAAACGAAGCTACCCTCCAAATCCCTACCCGAGCCTGGATGCAAAAAGGAGGCAAAGAAGGTATTCACACCGAACACCTGGGCTATATATTGACTGAAATGCAATTTTTACAAAGAGCTTATCCCCATTGCGAATGGTGA
- a CDS encoding SAM hydrolase/SAM-dependent halogenase family protein, producing the protein MAIVTLTTDFGLQDYYAALVKGALLCAKPDLQIVDVSHHINNYDIVQAAFILRNTWKNFPEGTIHLIGVNDLASAEQRFLGLTHAGHFFITPDNGLLALLFDQIEEPVFSLPVPAESSFPIKDVFAQSVWHLTQGQSFDQFAEPITDMVQRITFQPVISPNRIRGAVIYIDQYENVISNISRELFERVGQNRAFELYFKRNDPILKLNRNYYDVAVGETLCLINSADYLELAINMGKASSMLGLKLEDTIQIDFKG; encoded by the coding sequence ATGGCCATCGTGACTTTGACGACAGACTTTGGATTACAAGACTACTATGCCGCATTGGTCAAAGGGGCGCTGCTGTGCGCTAAGCCCGATTTGCAGATCGTAGATGTTTCGCACCACATCAACAATTATGACATTGTTCAGGCTGCATTTATTTTGCGCAACACCTGGAAAAACTTTCCGGAAGGCACCATTCATTTGATTGGGGTGAATGACCTGGCCAGTGCTGAACAACGTTTTTTAGGCTTAACCCACGCCGGGCATTTTTTCATCACCCCCGATAATGGTTTATTGGCGCTGCTTTTTGATCAAATAGAGGAACCTGTTTTTTCGCTTCCCGTACCTGCTGAAAGTTCGTTTCCGATCAAGGATGTATTTGCCCAATCCGTTTGGCACCTTACTCAAGGGCAAAGTTTTGATCAATTTGCGGAACCCATTACGGACATGGTGCAGCGCATTACTTTTCAGCCCGTGATTAGCCCCAATCGCATCCGTGGAGCGGTGATTTATATTGACCAGTATGAAAATGTCATCAGCAACATCAGTCGGGAATTGTTTGAACGGGTCGGCCAAAATCGGGCCTTCGAATTGTATTTCAAACGCAACGATCCGATTCTCAAGCTCAACCGCAACTATTACGACGTTGCTGTAGGCGAAACCCTCTGCCTCATCAATTCTGCGGATTACCTTGAACTCGCCATCAACATGGGTAAAGCCAGCAGCATGCTTGGCCTGAAACTGGAAGATACCATTCAAATCGACTTTAAAGGATAA
- a CDS encoding putative quinol monooxygenase translates to MLKRMVKMTFQKDHIEDFLAIFEASKNLIRQFPGCRHLELLHLEGQPEVMFTFSIWEGQEALEAYRQSELFQRTWSKTKVLFAGKPEAWSMEEVAEV, encoded by the coding sequence ATGCTCAAACGTATGGTAAAAATGACTTTCCAAAAAGACCACATCGAGGACTTCTTGGCCATTTTTGAAGCAAGTAAAAATCTTATTCGTCAATTCCCAGGGTGCCGTCATCTGGAACTGTTGCACCTGGAAGGCCAGCCCGAGGTGATGTTTACTTTTAGCATTTGGGAAGGGCAGGAAGCCTTGGAAGCTTACCGACAATCGGAGTTGTTTCAGCGCACCTGGAGCAAAACAAAAGTGTTGTTTGCTGGAAAACCGGAGGCCTGGAGTATGGAGGAAGTGGCCGAGGTATGA
- the paaB gene encoding 1,2-phenylacetyl-CoA epoxidase subunit PaaB, translating into MDTQWPLWEVFIRSKQGLDHKHVGSLHAVDAQMAMENARDVYTRRREGVSIWVVETKHIHASNPDEQEAFFDPANDKAYRHPTFYEVPDSITHI; encoded by the coding sequence ATGGATACACAATGGCCTTTATGGGAAGTTTTTATCCGCAGCAAACAAGGACTCGACCACAAGCACGTGGGTAGCCTGCATGCGGTAGATGCACAAATGGCGATGGAAAATGCCCGCGACGTGTACACCCGCCGCAGGGAGGGGGTGAGCATTTGGGTGGTAGAAACCAAGCACATCCACGCTTCCAACCCCGATGAGCAGGAAGCTTTTTTTGACCCTGCGAATGACAAAGCCTACCGGCATCCTACGTTTTACGAAGTACCGGATTCCATCACCCACATTTAA
- a CDS encoding GNAT family N-acetyltransferase, producing the protein MTIIEVQEPKHWKLFHQVPHRIYINDPNWIAPMEGDVRGTFTPGKNLAFEHGEAKVFVLLDDQGKPAGRIAAFIDHRNNQIQPYPLGGIGYFECINEPSYAQALFDTAETYLRGKGMKAIDGPINFGGRDKFWGLLQKGFDPPLFQETYNPPYYNALFEANGYIAWEQILTMKGHPNTIDLARLRAVIQRVRSGNNNIQVETYNPAKLEKYALDFTEVYNAAFGHYEHFRPADPEGFKKLMNEVKNIIDPKFLGIAYYEDKPAGFCAFFPDINPYLKFTKGKLNWWKAPLFLLKLKLSRQRQAKGTGFGVHPAYKTKGIFAFIVEFMNSDYIQKRYHNIYLTTVRAHNKEAVSIYMKTGVWIDRVHIGYRKSLDESIVVEPNYFMEIP; encoded by the coding sequence ATGACCATTATCGAAGTCCAGGAACCAAAGCATTGGAAATTATTTCATCAAGTTCCACATCGCATCTACATCAACGACCCCAATTGGATCGCCCCTATGGAAGGAGACGTGCGGGGAACTTTCACCCCTGGAAAAAACCTGGCTTTTGAGCATGGCGAGGCTAAAGTATTTGTGCTGCTGGATGACCAGGGCAAGCCTGCCGGGCGCATCGCGGCATTCATCGACCACCGCAACAACCAAATTCAACCTTATCCCTTGGGGGGCATCGGTTATTTTGAATGCATCAACGAACCAAGCTATGCCCAGGCATTGTTTGATACCGCCGAAACCTATCTGCGCGGAAAAGGAATGAAAGCCATTGATGGGCCGATAAATTTTGGCGGCAGGGATAAATTTTGGGGCTTGCTGCAAAAAGGGTTTGATCCGCCACTATTCCAGGAAACCTACAACCCACCTTATTATAATGCACTTTTTGAAGCGAATGGCTACATCGCCTGGGAACAGATCCTGACCATGAAGGGTCACCCCAACACAATTGACCTGGCTCGCTTGAGGGCGGTAATTCAACGCGTTCGATCTGGTAACAACAATATCCAGGTAGAAACCTACAACCCCGCCAAACTGGAAAAATACGCGCTCGACTTTACCGAAGTATACAATGCCGCATTTGGCCATTATGAGCATTTCCGCCCCGCTGACCCCGAAGGATTCAAAAAACTCATGAATGAGGTCAAGAACATCATCGATCCCAAGTTTCTGGGCATCGCTTACTATGAAGATAAACCCGCTGGATTCTGTGCTTTTTTTCCGGACATCAACCCTTATCTAAAATTTACCAAAGGAAAATTAAATTGGTGGAAAGCGCCGCTTTTTCTACTAAAATTAAAACTATCACGCCAAAGGCAGGCCAAAGGCACTGGTTTTGGGGTACATCCTGCCTATAAAACCAAAGGAATTTTTGCGTTCATTGTTGAGTTCATGAACTCGGACTACATCCAAAAACGCTACCACAACATTTACCTGACCACGGTGAGGGCCCACAACAAAGAGGCCGTGAGCATTTACATGAAAACCGGTGTTTGGATCGATCGGGTACACATCGGCTACCGCAAGTCCCTGGATGAAAGCATTGTAGTAGAACCCAATTATTTTATGGAAATCCCGTAG
- the paaD gene encoding 1,2-phenylacetyl-CoA epoxidase subunit PaaD, with protein sequence MVIDIWQLLENVHDPEIPVLSVVDLGVIRSIIQTDGGVEVKITPTYSGCPAMNTIAQDIRQCLENAGFAPVKVSMVLSPAWTTDWLSEQGKQKLLEYGIAPPIEPLASSKALFGAEPRVSCPQCQSTHTTMLSLFGSTACKALYRCEDCLEPFDYFKCLR encoded by the coding sequence ATGGTGATCGATATCTGGCAATTATTGGAAAATGTACACGATCCGGAGATCCCGGTACTCAGCGTCGTTGACTTGGGGGTCATCCGCAGCATTATCCAAACGGATGGTGGTGTTGAAGTAAAAATCACCCCAACCTACTCGGGCTGCCCGGCGATGAACACCATTGCCCAGGATATTCGCCAGTGTTTGGAAAATGCCGGATTTGCTCCAGTCAAAGTAAGTATGGTACTCAGCCCGGCCTGGACGACCGACTGGCTGTCTGAGCAAGGCAAACAAAAATTGCTGGAATACGGAATTGCCCCTCCGATTGAGCCATTGGCCAGTTCAAAAGCCTTGTTCGGTGCCGAACCACGGGTTTCTTGCCCCCAATGCCAATCCACCCATACCACGATGTTGAGTCTTTTCGGGTCTACGGCTTGCAAAGCCTTGTACCGCTGCGAAGACTGCCTCGAACCTTTTGATTATTTCAAATGCTTGCGCTAA
- a CDS encoding ABC transporter ATP-binding protein, producing MPIDHPSILNKPPLFELRSISKSYAEQTVVNQLSLRLHAGEIFGLLGESGAGKSTLLQLAANLINPDLGEVWLGGEKLPLPSDLLIPGHPDIKIVHQDYGLSPNLSVRENIRYALRYYEKSFRDARIEELLELCQLQALAEQPAKLLSGGEKQRTAIARALAEEAQILLLDEPFAHLDLPNNRRLAETIRKSVALSGAACIFVTHHATDALGLSQRMGILRQGSLIQLGTPQEIYHQPLNAYVAGLSGEANVLDLTLAEQYFGRHDWHVLPHAQVLIRPEYLHVQTTPSADGLKAEVRWSIFEGSRYRVCVRLEQFDLMVYSNKELKEKQKVWISVV from the coding sequence ATGCCAATTGACCATCCATCCATCTTGAATAAACCACCTTTATTCGAACTTCGCTCGATATCCAAGTCCTACGCTGAACAAACAGTGGTAAACCAACTCAGCCTCCGTTTGCACGCAGGCGAGATTTTTGGGCTATTGGGTGAAAGTGGCGCGGGTAAAAGCACCCTGCTCCAACTGGCAGCAAACCTCATCAATCCAGACCTAGGGGAAGTCTGGTTGGGCGGAGAAAAACTCCCTTTGCCCAGTGATTTGCTCATTCCGGGGCATCCTGACATCAAAATAGTGCACCAGGATTACGGTCTTTCGCCAAACCTTTCGGTGCGAGAAAACATCCGCTACGCGCTGCGGTATTACGAAAAAAGTTTTCGCGATGCCCGCATTGAAGAATTGCTCGAGCTTTGCCAATTGCAAGCGCTGGCCGAACAGCCCGCCAAATTGTTGTCAGGTGGAGAAAAACAACGCACCGCCATTGCCCGGGCATTGGCCGAAGAGGCGCAAATTTTGCTGTTGGATGAACCTTTTGCCCACCTCGATTTGCCGAATAACCGCCGTCTGGCCGAAACCATCCGCAAGTCGGTGGCGTTGAGTGGAGCGGCTTGTATTTTTGTCACCCATCATGCCACGGATGCGCTGGGGTTGTCGCAGCGTATGGGTATTTTGCGGCAGGGAAGTTTGATTCAGCTGGGTACACCACAGGAAATTTACCATCAACCCTTGAATGCTTACGTAGCAGGTTTGAGTGGAGAAGCCAATGTGCTGGATCTGACCTTGGCGGAGCAGTATTTTGGCAGGCACGATTGGCATGTTTTGCCCCATGCACAAGTGTTGATTCGCCCGGAGTACCTGCATGTACAAACTACACCAAGTGCAGATGGCCTGAAAGCAGAAGTGCGGTGGAGTATTTTTGAGGGAAGCCGTTACCGGGTTTGTGTACGTTTGGAGCAGTTTGATTTGATGGTGTATAGCAATAAAGAGTTAAAAGAAAAGCAAAAGGTGTGGATTAGTGTGGTTTAA
- a CDS encoding PhoH family protein, with the protein MLIIKTTEGLLSEIILTIDGVDPLELFGENNVKLNLLRKAYPEITITSRGTNLKLAGEKKYTQEAKAKFEMMVKLLKEQHALSVQTVEDLLMGENLWETRLPESDNNRTILHTRDGKPIRAKTKNQRRLVEATETNDIVFAVGPAGTGKTYTAVALAVRALKNRKVKKIILTRPAVEAGESLGFLPGDLKEKIDPYLRPLYDALDDMIAPDKLAQFMANRIIEIAPLAFMRGRTLDNAFIILDEAQNCSTLQIKMFLTRLGPTAQCVITGDLSQIDLPYNQKSGLYRAMQILRHVDGIAEVELNVDDVVRHRLVKEIINAYEKSDKALREKAEKAEKSARKTRGEEEE; encoded by the coding sequence TTGCTCATAATTAAAACGACGGAGGGACTATTGAGCGAAATCATTTTAACCATTGACGGCGTTGATCCCCTGGAACTATTTGGGGAGAACAACGTAAAATTAAACCTCTTACGCAAGGCTTATCCAGAAATCACCATTACCTCAAGGGGTACTAACCTGAAGCTGGCCGGCGAAAAGAAGTACACGCAAGAAGCCAAGGCCAAATTTGAAATGATGGTCAAGTTGCTCAAAGAGCAGCATGCCCTCTCGGTTCAAACGGTTGAAGATTTACTCATGGGCGAAAATCTGTGGGAAACCAGGCTTCCCGAATCCGACAACAACCGTACCATCCTGCACACCCGTGATGGTAAACCCATCAGGGCCAAAACCAAAAACCAAAGGCGCCTCGTTGAAGCAACCGAAACCAACGACATCGTTTTTGCAGTGGGTCCAGCTGGAACAGGTAAAACTTATACAGCAGTGGCATTGGCGGTACGGGCGCTTAAAAACCGAAAGGTCAAAAAAATTATCCTTACGCGCCCAGCTGTAGAGGCGGGAGAGAGTCTTGGCTTTTTACCAGGCGATCTTAAGGAAAAAATTGACCCTTATCTGCGGCCGCTTTATGATGCATTGGACGACATGATTGCGCCCGACAAGCTGGCACAATTTATGGCCAACCGCATCATCGAGATTGCACCATTGGCCTTTATGCGGGGACGTACGCTGGACAATGCTTTCATCATTTTGGATGAAGCGCAGAACTGTTCTACGCTACAGATCAAAATGTTTTTGACCCGCTTAGGCCCCACCGCCCAATGTGTCATTACCGGCGACTTGTCGCAAATCGATTTGCCCTACAACCAAAAATCTGGTCTGTATCGGGCCATGCAAATCCTGCGCCACGTAGATGGCATTGCTGAGGTTGAACTCAATGTCGACGACGTAGTCCGCCACCGCCTGGTCAAAGAGATCATCAACGCTTACGAAAAATCGGACAAGGCGCTGCGGGAAAAAGCTGAAAAGGCCGAAAAATCGGCTCGAAAGACTCGCGGCGAAGAAGAAGAATAG
- the paaE gene encoding 1,2-phenylacetyl-CoA epoxidase subunit PaaE has product MKFYPLTVADICRETSDCVSVALDVPRELRAQFQFVAGQYLTFRTHLKGEEFRRSYSICSSPLDKELRVAIKKVPGGKFSTFANEQLVVGDSIEVLPPMGRFGNQIQTPQTRYYVAIAAGSGITPIMSIVKTVLRQEPQSQVCLIYGNKNRSSIIFKEELEALKNRYMGRLSIHYILSREMADAEILRGRIDQEKCRFFLQKLIPAQAVDHYFICGPEEMIHDVKAVLAEAEVDPQKIHFELFGVQNTLRTQTDVPELNGLHSKVVIRLDGVTFDLSVPYNGERILDAALRAGADLPFACKGGVCCTCRAKLVQGEVQMDVNYALEPDEVAAGYVLTCQSHPRTEEVILDFDAK; this is encoded by the coding sequence ATGAAGTTTTATCCATTAACTGTAGCAGATATTTGTCGAGAAACCTCCGATTGTGTATCGGTCGCCCTGGACGTACCAAGGGAATTGCGGGCGCAGTTCCAGTTTGTAGCAGGCCAATACCTTACCTTCCGTACCCATCTGAAGGGGGAGGAGTTTCGCCGTTCGTATTCGATTTGTTCCAGTCCGCTGGACAAAGAGTTGCGCGTAGCCATCAAAAAAGTACCTGGGGGTAAATTTTCCACGTTTGCCAATGAACAGCTTGTGGTGGGGGACTCTATTGAGGTATTGCCGCCCATGGGGCGTTTTGGGAATCAAATTCAAACCCCTCAAACACGGTACTATGTTGCCATTGCCGCAGGAAGTGGGATTACGCCCATCATGTCAATTGTAAAAACGGTACTCCGACAGGAACCCCAGAGCCAGGTATGCCTGATCTACGGGAATAAAAACCGCAGTTCCATCATTTTTAAAGAAGAGTTGGAAGCGCTCAAAAACCGCTATATGGGTCGCTTGAGCATACACTACATCCTGAGCCGGGAAATGGCGGATGCGGAAATTTTGCGCGGTCGGATTGATCAGGAAAAATGTCGCTTCTTTTTGCAAAAACTCATTCCTGCCCAGGCTGTGGACCACTACTTCATCTGTGGTCCGGAGGAAATGATCCACGATGTAAAAGCAGTTTTAGCTGAAGCGGAAGTCGATCCCCAAAAAATTCATTTCGAATTGTTTGGGGTGCAAAATACCCTGCGCACACAAACAGATGTTCCGGAACTGAACGGCCTGCACAGCAAAGTAGTGATCCGTTTGGATGGCGTAACGTTTGACTTGTCCGTTCCTTACAACGGGGAACGCATTTTGGATGCCGCTCTACGTGCTGGTGCTGATTTACCTTTTGCCTGCAAAGGGGGAGTGTGTTGTACCTGCCGGGCCAAGTTGGTGCAAGGCGAAGTACAGATGGATGTAAATTATGCTTTGGAGCCGGATGAAGTAGCGGCAGGGTATGTCCTGACTTGCCAATCTCACCCACGCACTGAAGAGGTAATCCTGGATTTTGATGCCAAATAA
- a CDS encoding 3-phosphoshikimate 1-carboxyvinyltransferase yields the protein MYSIRKTNATLSGEITLAGSKSISNRTLIIRALCGESFPITHLANAKDTDLLQGLLSSNAIVRDAGAAGTTFRFMTAYLSTQEGIQVLTGTERMKQRPIGVLVDALRSLGANIEYLEEEGYPPLQIGPPNAFGRNNKVQISANTSSQYISALLMIAPTLPNGLVLELLGKIVSRPYIEMTLAQMAYFGVKHEWKGQFIRIEPQDYQARPFVVEADWSAASYYYAMAAFATEVDLQLNGLFEDSLQGDAVLTEIMTHLGVKTTFNTQGVHLSKTGLSLPAVFEYDFLRCPDLAQTIAVVCAGLGVTGRFTGLETLRIKETDRIAALDQELAKVGVKVIEEKLSADGKAFFRIEGKAVVPAKAPEFATYEDHRMAMAFAPLAFFGEIKIHEPEVVVKSYPDFWRDLRTVGFEIA from the coding sequence ATGTATTCTATACGAAAAACCAACGCTACTTTAAGCGGCGAAATCACCCTCGCCGGTTCCAAAAGCATCAGCAACCGTACCTTGATCATCCGTGCTTTGTGTGGTGAATCTTTTCCCATCACACATTTGGCCAATGCCAAAGATACCGACCTGCTGCAAGGTCTGTTGTCCAGCAATGCCATTGTCCGTGATGCCGGGGCGGCAGGAACCACCTTTCGGTTTATGACGGCTTACTTATCTACCCAGGAAGGCATCCAGGTCTTGACTGGCACGGAACGGATGAAACAACGTCCAATTGGGGTTCTGGTAGATGCGCTGCGTAGTTTGGGCGCCAACATTGAATACCTGGAGGAAGAAGGGTATCCACCCCTACAAATTGGTCCACCCAATGCCTTTGGCCGCAACAATAAAGTGCAAATTTCGGCCAATACCAGCAGCCAATACATTTCGGCGCTGCTCATGATTGCCCCAACTTTGCCCAATGGATTGGTATTGGAACTGCTGGGCAAAATTGTTTCCCGACCCTATATCGAAATGACCTTGGCGCAAATGGCCTATTTCGGGGTAAAACACGAGTGGAAAGGCCAATTTATACGGATAGAGCCTCAAGATTATCAAGCTCGCCCATTCGTGGTGGAGGCAGATTGGTCGGCTGCATCTTATTATTATGCTATGGCCGCTTTTGCCACTGAAGTTGATCTGCAATTGAATGGCTTGTTTGAAGATAGCTTACAGGGCGATGCGGTATTGACCGAAATCATGACCCATTTAGGTGTAAAAACGACTTTTAATACCCAGGGGGTACACCTGAGCAAGACGGGGTTATCATTGCCTGCGGTTTTTGAATACGACTTTTTGCGTTGCCCCGATTTGGCGCAAACCATCGCTGTAGTTTGTGCAGGCCTCGGCGTAACGGGTCGATTTACTGGATTAGAAACCCTGCGCATCAAAGAGACCGACCGCATTGCTGCTTTGGATCAGGAATTGGCCAAAGTCGGCGTGAAGGTGATTGAAGAAAAATTAAGTGCAGATGGTAAAGCCTTCTTTCGCATTGAAGGCAAAGCGGTAGTACCAGCCAAAGCACCAGAATTCGCCACCTATGAAGACCACCGTATGGCGATGGCTTTTGCGCCATTGGCGTTTTTTGGGGAAATCAAGATCCACGAACCCGAGGTGGTGGTAAAATCGTATCCGGATTTTTGGCGGGATTTGCGAACGGTAGGGTTTGAAATCGCGTAG
- a CDS encoding 3-hydroxyacyl-CoA dehydrogenase NAD-binding domain-containing protein — protein MKIGIVGTGTMGTGIAQVAARAGHQVFLYDARPEVGQKALAHIAQALQKEIEKGRMIATEADALMQRIAWIDALEKMRPCNWVIEAIVEDLVAKKAVFTALEEIVSTDCILATNTSSLSVSAIAASCRRPERVLGIHFFNPVPVMQLVELIPAVQTAADLIDPIKEELLRWNKIPVIAKDTPGFIVNRIARPYYTEALRMLDEGIADCATIDLAMTSLGGFRMGPFLLMDFIGHDVNFRVTEGLYQSCYQEPRYRPSFSQKRLFEAGYWGKKTGRGFYDYSKNLPVASADQTLLQQIFKRILLMLINEAADAQYWKIASPEDLDLAMTKGMNFPKGLLQWADEWGIEACVRGLDELYSHYHEERYRCSMGLRKKVRN, from the coding sequence ATGAAAATAGGAATAGTTGGAACCGGAACCATGGGCACAGGTATTGCCCAGGTGGCTGCTCGTGCCGGGCATCAGGTTTTTTTATACGATGCCAGGCCTGAGGTAGGTCAAAAGGCCTTGGCCCACATTGCCCAGGCACTGCAAAAAGAAATCGAGAAAGGACGGATGATTGCCACAGAAGCCGATGCCCTGATGCAACGCATCGCCTGGATTGACGCCCTGGAAAAAATGCGCCCTTGTAACTGGGTGATCGAAGCCATTGTGGAGGATCTTGTCGCAAAAAAAGCAGTGTTTACTGCCCTGGAGGAAATCGTTTCCACGGATTGTATTTTGGCTACCAATACTTCTTCTTTGTCCGTAAGTGCCATTGCGGCCAGTTGCCGCAGACCTGAACGGGTGTTGGGCATCCATTTTTTCAACCCCGTGCCAGTAATGCAATTGGTGGAACTCATCCCGGCGGTACAGACTGCTGCGGATTTGATTGATCCAATAAAAGAGGAATTGCTGCGCTGGAACAAAATTCCGGTGATTGCCAAGGACACTCCAGGTTTTATCGTCAACCGCATTGCCCGGCCTTATTACACCGAGGCACTCCGCATGCTGGATGAGGGCATTGCCGATTGTGCCACGATCGATTTGGCCATGACCAGTTTGGGGGGATTTCGCATGGGGCCTTTTTTGCTGATGGACTTTATCGGCCACGATGTGAATTTTCGGGTGACGGAGGGTTTGTACCAAAGTTGTTACCAGGAGCCACGGTATCGGCCTTCTTTTTCCCAAAAACGCCTGTTTGAAGCGGGGTATTGGGGCAAAAAAACCGGACGGGGTTTTTATGATTACAGCAAAAACTTACCTGTTGCCAGCGCAGATCAAACCCTGTTGCAGCAAATTTTTAAACGCATCCTGTTGATGTTGATCAACGAAGCGGCGGATGCTCAGTATTGGAAAATCGCCTCCCCTGAGGACCTTGATTTGGCCATGACCAAGGGCATGAATTTTCCCAAAGGGCTATTGCAATGGGCGGATGAATGGGGAATTGAGGCTTGTGTGCGGGGTTTGGATGAATTATATAGTCATTATCACGAGGAGCGGTATCGCTGTAGTATGGGGCTGCGAAAGAAGGTAAGGAATTGA
- the paaA gene encoding 1,2-phenylacetyl-CoA epoxidase subunit PaaA, producing MMQTPDPQLQFDLKVADEQRIEPKDWMPEPYRRTLIRQISQHAHSEIVGMLPEGNWITRAPSLRRKAVLLAKVQDEAGHGLYLYSAAETLGASREQMIADLHSGKAKYSSIFNYPTLSWADMGAIGWLVDGAAIMNQVPLCRTSYGPYARAMVRICKEESFHQRQGYEIMMTLANGLKEQKDMAQDALNRWWWPVLMMFGPKDDESPNTAQSMQWKIKRFTNDELRQKFVDATVPQAEYLGLTIPDPDLKWNEARGHYDFGAINWDEFWEVVKGNGPCNRQRLEARQKAHAEGEWVREAALVYAKKREMRDER from the coding sequence ATGATGCAGACACCCGATCCTCAATTACAGTTTGACCTCAAAGTTGCCGACGAACAACGCATCGAGCCCAAAGACTGGATGCCTGAGCCCTATCGCCGTACCCTCATTCGGCAGATTTCGCAGCATGCCCATTCCGAAATTGTCGGCATGTTGCCGGAAGGCAACTGGATCACCCGTGCACCTTCCTTGCGCCGCAAGGCGGTGTTGTTGGCCAAAGTGCAGGACGAAGCGGGTCACGGGCTGTACCTGTACAGTGCGGCGGAAACCCTGGGGGCGAGTCGCGAACAAATGATTGCTGATTTGCACAGCGGCAAGGCCAAATATTCCAGCATTTTCAATTATCCGACCCTTTCCTGGGCAGACATGGGTGCCATCGGCTGGCTGGTCGACGGTGCTGCAATCATGAATCAGGTGCCCCTTTGCCGCACTTCTTACGGCCCGTATGCGCGGGCGATGGTGCGGATTTGTAAAGAAGAGAGTTTTCACCAGCGCCAGGGTTATGAAATCATGATGACCTTGGCCAACGGTTTAAAAGAACAAAAAGATATGGCTCAGGATGCGCTGAATCGTTGGTGGTGGCCTGTGCTGATGATGTTTGGCCCCAAAGACGATGAATCGCCCAATACCGCGCAGTCGATGCAGTGGAAAATCAAACGTTTTACCAATGACGAACTGCGTCAAAAATTTGTTGACGCCACTGTTCCGCAAGCCGAATACCTGGGGTTGACAATTCCTGACCCCGACTTGAAATGGAACGAAGCGCGTGGGCATTACGATTTTGGTGCCATCAATTGGGACGAATTTTGGGAAGTTGTCAAAGGCAATGGTCCCTGCAACCGGCAACGATTGGAAGCACGTCAGAAAGCACATGCAGAAGGGGAGTGGGTGAGAGAGGCGGCCCTTGTTTACGCAAAGAAAAGAGAGATGAGAGATGAAAGATGA